ATGGGAGAATGAAATGATTAAATTTGCATtaatataattctatttaaaataaaaataagattaccATATAATGTGATGGTTTTTTATCAATTGTAATCCATACAATACAAATGTCATTTGTATGAGTACTATGTATGAAATAACCATGAATATAGTGGTCAATAATACCAAATTACAATTTCTAACGCCTCGTATGGACAGTTCAGCAAAATAATGGTATGTCCAAACAGTTTAGTTATAATTCCAAGAACTGGCTTATATTCAAATTAAAGCATTATTTTGATTAACTAAGATTTGCTGGAATTAATTCTGTAAAGGCTTACtttaaggaaatagataaaatggaatgtaaatcaaaattctGATGCACTACAGATAATCAGAAACAGCttcctgagattaaaaaaaaaaacaaaccccacagGAAATATtgatttgaaaaacaaagacaaacaaaaatatgaatcATGAGCAATATTCACTGAatgcaaaaaaaatcaataattatatCTGCTATATCAATGACATTGTTCTTGGAAGTCAAATGCGCTCTTAGTATTTGGTAAAActtcaaaatgggaaatttttaaatttgaggtGCTGTAAATATAAAGGGGTTAACAACATCTGATGCAACATTATTGTACAAATTGCCAATACTGCTCAGAAGTTAAATGTTTCCTTCTACTATAGTAAAAAATGCCATTAGATGGATTCTGTTGTTTTATTCAGCAGAATTTAAATTTAGTTAAGTGCATTCTGTAAACTATAAGATAAGACATGACCGTGggatgaaaccaacatataactATAAATGTTTCCCTTCAACAAACATGTAAATTAAACTGACCTTAACAAATTCATATCAACTGTAATTCAGAATTtagtaatatatatacatattatatataaacatatacattatGCTTATATatacagatacatacatacatattatacCAATTATATATAACTAGGGTTAAATTATTGTCACTGTCTTAGGGTTATACAACGTTTgtataatacagaaaaaatagaCTGAAAAGCTTTGGGTaggtataattttattaattcatgTGATTTGAAAGTACTATATTAATGGTTAAGGTTTGTAGTTAAAGGATCTATTAACAAATCCTTTAGTAAAGAAAATGagcacttattaatttatttactgattAAGTGGATTTTATATATTGGGGCTATTTTGTAGGTATGTAAATTGTTAGAATTTTCTAAAGATTTATTCATTACATTATCATtagatattgttattttaaaattatttttatagactaTCACAGTAGTTGATGGTATATACAGTAAATTGAGTTCCTTTACTCTGATGGTACAATTCTAAGATATTAGTATGTATGAAAACATGTTGGGCTTAAGCTATACTGAATTAAAACTTCAGAAACCAATAACACTAACATTAATTGAAACATATTGACAATTTGCCAGCTATTGATAATTATTATTGGTGGAAATCTATATCAGTAACTAAATTGTATctgttataattttcattataactTACACCTAATAATGATATCATGTAACAACACAAGTCCCATTAAGACACAAAAACAAACTTAATTTTATGCATAATATTGCTATACAGTTGCATAATTTATTCCCTAGGATTGTACAAAATGAAATAGAGGAAAATCATCAACTTGACTCAATGTTGAAAATattgaaggaagaaaatgagattcTAACAACTATTTGCAAGTgagagttaaaagaaaaacaaagaaaaatatcaaataattctTGAAATTCTAAATCAGACATGAGAAAATATTCAAGATTTAGTGGATGAATCCCCCTACCTCAAtttaaattcttgtttttttttttttaccataatgACCTCAGTCCACACAGAAAATAGAAAGTTAACTCCTTTCCCCAATTCTAGTGGCAGATTTTATTGAATCTTTCTACCAGTATCAGATAAGAACAGAAGGGGAACGTCTTCATGAGATTTCTAGGAAATATATCACCTCTGAATATTGCTGTGTCTGAGTATTATGACAGGAATACCTACAACCATTTTGCAACCTCACAGCTGATGAAGCCAAATATATGGAAGGAAAAGCATCAGGAGAGTCTTGGAGAAGTGGTGTTGAAGCCCAGATATATATTTTAAGCCCCATGTCTTAACATAACTTAGCTCTGAACATTTTCTTAGGCAAAATTTCCCTTCATGGTTTTGATTGTTATCTTCTGTGTATTAAAGCCAAAATATCCTCAGGATAGTTAATTTGTTctcccttttaaaatgtaaatttgaaaaagtattttttatattattttgctatttttaaaattacattatgaGGTATATTTCCAATGTCATACAAGTAAGCTAATTCTAAACAGTCAACATGTAAAATAGTCAATTATTCAGCATAAAAAGTTGAACACTGttagtgttttcttttcaattactGCCCTACACTTATAAGATAAAAAGAAGCACTAGTTTACATAGGAATTAGCCTTTTAAAACATGAACTCCAcgtatctttatttaaaaacacaagctatTCTCGGTTTATTCTTAAGAGAAAGTGATctttagaaaattagaaacactcaataaaataaaaatcattttcagaTATATCTTCAGTATTGAAAGATTTTGATATTTTCTCAgtgaacatataaaaatattgagaACATGAAAACATCAATATTACACcactttaaaaattgtattttcagggcagtgcctgttggtcaaggattagggcactggccccatatgccgagggtggcaggttcaaacacaagccccggccaaaaaaaatgcaaaaaaaaaagaaaaaaatcttattttcagcccaccaactcaggactggattaacaaactgtggtaatgcataccatggaatactattcagccataaatagatggagactttaaatcttttgtatggagttgaagcacattgttcttaataaagtatcacaagacagaaaagcaaatatcccatgtactcaatactaatatgaagccagcagatgatctaatacatgtatatataggagtaaaactcaattcaagttggagggaatGGGAatgaaggaagggggagagggaaagagggaatggtgtgctcccatttaatgggcacaatgtaggcaTATatagcacaccttttgggtatgTGACACAACTATAAGAtgaactttacctaaaaaattcaaatattgtgacctggtagTTTGTACcatcacattaacctgaaattatatatacatatatatgttttttcaccaaatataaattttcatttaagattttaatttaaaaaatgttaaaagccaTATATTTATTGGATTTGCTTTATACATAAGTAGACATCTATACAACAGACTTTGCCATGTGCACAGTGAGAGAGGTGAGAGTGGAGGCTGTGGCTCAAGGCATGTGTGTGTAAATTAGCTTTACTGGAATGCTTATCAGAACAGTGAAGAATATACTTAGGTATCAAGGCACTTGGGCAcaaagatttaattttctttaaagaatgaaCCTTCGCTGTCAACTACCATGGTGTAATACTGTGATGcacaaaatagaaaagttaaaataaacaaaatttaaatacattaatcAAGGAAATCTACAGAATCAGATATGACAAAAGATGACTTAAGTCACTTTTTACAATAAATGacagaaacaaataatttttactaaGATGGTAGAGTATGGTGTCATTAAGCTATAGCTAGACATCCGATATGTCTTACTAACTGCttgtatatataaaaaaggaaaactcagtTTTCTGATATTATCTTCACATAATATATAAGCATTGTCAAACATTGCTCACatacttgaacattttttttttttctgtaacagtctcactatgtcaaccttggtttagtgccatggtgtcacagctcacagcaacctcaaactcttgggcttaagccactctcctgcctcagccttccaaacagctgggatcacaggtgcccgccaaaatgcacagccattttttttttttttggttgtcattgttgtttagctggcctgggccgggttcaaacctgccaccgtggtgtatgtggctggtgccgcgtcatacttgaacatttttttataaattagatTATCCAGAATAAAATGCCATGATTAAACACACCTACTACACTTCCCAGTCTTATTGTCAGGTCCCTTAAAAAAATCTCTGcttttgatgtaaatatttctcAACATAGTGAGAGCTAGTAAACTAGAGTTGGCATAAGTTGCATATAAATACTTACAGTGTGTATTTACCAAAACGTATGATgttaaagaacaaaaagcaagacACTTTTAAAAGGTTTACTATAACTGTTatataagatattttataaacCAAAGTTTTAGAAGTATTAAGAatacaaaactgaaaataatagaaaacaataCAGATGAATcaagtgtgtgtgttgtgtatgtgtgtgtatgtgtacacacagtATAAGGTGTTCAAAGCATTTTGAAGCATGACATCATACGAGATTGAAAATTTTGAGCTTAACAATTTAACTTTGTAACAAGCTTCAAAACTATAAAGGAAGTGAGAATATTGGAAGAGAAAGTCTAAATGTCCTTAATTTGCAAAGGATTCTAACAAATCCATGTAAATATACACTCCAGCAAATATACACTCCAGCAGGATAATACATTAAGATCATGAAACACTAACAGATATCATAATACAAACGGCCAATAAAtagagctgtgtgaggccacggcagtctacagagggccataaaagtgagactctgtctctacaaaaaaaaaaaagaaattctccttatttttaataactaaaaaagagtgaaataaaccaatggtgaaatattttgttttacatatacTGTTGAATTGGCCAACAACTTAAACAAAACTTCTTGTTCCTTAGAGTATATGAAAATGGGCATTTCCTTACACTGATAATGTAGCACAAGTTTTTTAGACAGCATTTGAACAacatttatcaaaattatttttaaaaactgcttgcttttttaaacagtaattccacttcttaggaaaatagatatatttgtatacataaaTTTGCAAGAATGTTTATCTTCAAATTACTTATGACAATGAAAAAGGGAGGAAACAATTAAATAGCATACACGTTTATCAATAAGAAATTAGTAACATTattgtacattaattttataaaagataaaagtcaTTAAAGTTTTAATGCAAATAATTAGTAAAAGACTTGAAAGTTGCCTATAGCATATTGtcaaattaagaaagcaatttcAAACAAGATTTATAATATAActctattttttgtaaattatGTGTATATGCACAGATCAAAAATTGGGAGATAATGCAACAAATTTTAACAGAAATCTTTTTTCATAATAGTATTATATGCTActcttgttaattttttcattgtCCATATTTTTATTGACTTGAAgagatttttaatttagaaaatgtgCAATGTACCTATAatttctgcaaaaataaaaggatgtAGTGTTTTCCTTATTCAGAGCTTAAGTACTGCCAAAGATAAATATTTAGTACTTCTTTCATATTAGTgatatatgaaagagaagatttgaATATATAGTTACAAGAAGCAACTAAGCCAAGCAAAAACGCTCGAACAGCAATAACAAAACCATTTTCTCAAAACCTTTGGTATGAATGaatcaaaaatttttaagtattggtaattatttaaatgtaaataaataactcTTCCCTCAATTTCCACATGAATCTAAAGCAGCACATATTAAAAGCCAATATaataaaatctttaagaaaaatacaaaaagaaggtAATGTAGACGAAAGGCAGTATAGAAGGGAATATCTAAGAATGGgactaaaacaaaaattatgctAGAAAACAGGCTGAGCAATGTAACTTCAATTTATCAGAAAATCAATTAGTGAGTTTCTGATCAATCAAGGTTAAACCTGAACCTTAATGGGTTATATAACTCTCACAGTATAATAAATGGtaacataaatttataaaaatagagaaacttaCTTTTCTGAACCCTGAGAGAATATGACtacatgaaataatataaaacatatttaataacAATTTTCAAACTGAGTTTCTATGTTtgatatatatgatttttataatattagtGTAGGGTAAAAACTTAAGGTACAATATTGAATGGCATAGGTAAGATGAGATTTAAGACCAGGCCAATTTTGGATAACCTGCATTGATACAGGTTTATAACTTAAGGAATGTAGAAGTTAAGGTTTTGCAACACACATCACAATTGATTCCAAATACCTGATTATAATCAACTAACGGGAAGAATAACAAAATGTCCCATAAAGCAGTTTGTAGACAACATTAAAAGCTTCTATCACCTTCTATCGCCTTAATTTAAGCCATCATAGAAACCAATGTGTCAGGATATGAATTTAAAAGATACTTAACAATatcctaattaaaaaaatcctgGTTGAAAAATTAGAGAACTTCtactgggaaaaataaattactttggaATCCTTAAGTGAAGAACCATGTTGAGCatatattcatgaaaaaaattaaagatagcaATAttgttaaataagaaaatatgcaaTAAACTCAAATAATTACCTCATTTCAACTGATTCATTgtgtaataaaaatatagttatacttgttatgaatattttacatcaaaataagaaaaaatacaatattgaaattagaaaatatgccTCTGCAAATGAACTAAACttctaagtttcatttatttctgtcacaacagaaaaaaaatggctttgtataaaattccttttattaCAAAGTTTGCTAAATTAAGCTGCCATCAGGTGGGATTTGAAATCTACTTAGGGACAGTTCAGGCAGAGATCACAATCATTGCCCTACATACTGTAAATACTGGCTGGTGAAGTAAATTTTCCTTTCCTAATGCCTCTGGGCTAGGGCAATACTGAGAGGTTTGGAGCCCAAGATGTGGCCATTCATCTCAGTCATGGCTTTAGTAGCCTCCTCAAGAGAGGAAAAGCAGATCAAGCCAAACCCTTTGCTTTGACCTCCTTCTTGCATTACCTTAACTCTGCTAATTGATCCAAATGAAGAAAACTCCTTTCGTAGTTTTTCATCATCAATGGTGTCATCAAGGTTTTTAATATAGAGCTTTACACCCTGGCACCCgtgaattctttcctttttcaactGTTCAAACATTTGCTTTAACTCTGCCTGTCGCTCTACTTTCTTTTGTGCCCGGCCTACAAAAATCAGCTGCCCATTTATATCCTTTCCATTCATTTCTTTAACGGCCTTTTTGGCAGCCTCATGGTTATCAAAACTCACAAAGCCAAAGCCTTTCGATTTCCCAGAAGAATCTGTCATCACCTTCACACTCAAAGTTCTGCCATATTTGCTGAAAACCTCCTTCAGTTTCTCATCATCCATATCTTCACCAAAGTTTTTGATGTAAACATTGGTGAATTCACTGGCTTTGTTTCTGAGTTCTGCTTCCCGATCTTTTCGGTTTTTGAATCTGCCAACAAACACCTTACAGTCCTTGAGCTGCCTTCCATTCATTACCTCGATGGCCCTGTCTGCAGCACTCTGGTTCTGAAAGTGCACAAACGCATAGCCCTTGGAGCCTTGATCATCACTCATCACCTTGGAAGACAGGATCTTTCCAAAAGGTGAAAAATGTTCATAAAGGGTTTTGTTATCTATGGATTTGTCCAAATTCTTGATGAATACATTCCCAATTCCAGACCTCCTTAAGTAGGCATCACGTTGAGACCACATAAGACGGATGGATTTGCCTTTTACCATGTCAAAGTTCATAGTGTCCAGAGCCTTCTGGGCATCAGCCAGTTGCAGGAAGTTCACGTAGGCGTAGCCCAGAGAGCGTCGAGTGACCAGGTCCCTGCAGATGCGAATGGACAGCACGGGCCCCACGGCGCTGAACTTCTTGAACAGCAGGTCCTCGGTGACATCTGCGTGTAGGTCACCCACATAGAGGGAGGCCATGCGGTACTTGGCAGCTACGTTCATCTCCCTTGCTCCTTACTACCGTGGGTCTGTCCCCAGGAGCTCTTGGGGCAACCCCTGCAAGACGAGCGCTAGGCCACAGTCAGGCCTGGCCCAAGCTCGGGGCTTTCAGGATGACCACTCAGAAGCCACCCCGAGGGGCTCAGGTACCACTCCTCCAGCTCGGGCAACAAGCTCACTACAAAGCCCCACAGCAACCAATCTGGTCCTCCCTGGAAGTCGGCAATCGAACTTTGAAATCTCAGAGAAAAGTTAATGAGATAGCATTTCCTTCCCCTCTGATCTGTGAGAAGCCTTCAAGTGGCGGGCTGGACGTCGGTCTGAGGGGGCGTTCTCCACAGACACCCTAATCGCTAGTTTCTGAATAAAAATAGGCCCTGCTCACACTGGTTTAAAGTTACAGCCGCTCAGGACAGAACTCCACAAGTGGCATAGCGGGCGGCGGCTCGGGCCGCAGAGCGCGGGGGTCGGGTCTGGCGCGGGCTAGACCCGATCCCGCCCGGTACCAGGTTCTGCCTCTGCCGACGCCTCAGCGGAGGCGCGGCCCGGGCGGGTGGGGGCGGGGCCGGTCGCAGGCGTCCTAAGAACTGTGGCGACCCTCCGACCAGCACACGCGCGCGGCGTCTCTGGGAAGGACGGTGGGGGAGGGGCCGCGCACAGACGGACGGACGGACGGACGCACGCGGACGTGGACTTGCGAACGCGCCCGAGCGGGGGCTGGGGGCTCACCCGGGCTGCGGTCGGCGGGGCGGGCGGGAAAGCCGGAACTTGCGCGCTGAACTTCCCGCGCGCTCGCTGCCAAGTGGGatgttttcttcttaatattttttgaggaCGTTTTTgttccccctgcccccaccccgcGTACACATTTCTCACCCCACTCGGAGAGCCAAGCTGAGAAGCAGGAGGCGGTGATTGGGGTGGGGAAAGGCAGCCTAGGGGAGTGGCCCGGATAAACCCACCCGCCCGCAGGGCTTTGCTTGGGTCTGCGAGCAGAGTTTCCATGTGTGGATCAGGCCTGTCTCTCTCTATCTTCAAACCGGCCCCTGTGGCTTCCTTAGACTCTTGGATAAGGTCCAACAACGGCACTGTGTGCTATTGTTTCTGCAGGATTCCTGTCCAGTTCGAGTCTCAACTGCTGCTTATTTCCCCTTATAAACTCAGTACACACTGGCTTGTTTTCAGAGTCAACTTTATAAAAATGTGCTTTTCAGGAATCACTTTAAACGCTCTTTCCAAGTAGAATTTTTCCCTAAACCCTTTCTGAAAGTTTTTTCCCTCGTAGAACTCATACAGGACCCTATACTTTTCTAGTGTTTGCCTGATTACAATATATTGCACATTCCATGACACTAGAGGCCATGCTCATTTTGTTCCCAGAGACTTGCAGAAATGGGATGCTCCATAGTTATTGAATGAATCAAATGTGTGCAATAAGTGagatatttaattgtttttcacaTTTACAGATATAGCTTACTTCAGGGAGAATTTTAAGAATGAAATCAATTAATAATTTGGAAATGGCTTAACACGTATCAGACATGCAACTGTTTCTAGTAACAGTGGATTCATTTCCTTTAGCATTAAATAAAATTccctaatattttaataaaaacttaagaTTTCAATTTTACTACATCTTATAGTGTCATAATAAGTTACCTGCAAAATTGGATAGTTTAAGGCAAATGTTGTGTTTTCCAAATTTGAATAGACCTGGGAATAATGGGGGATCTCATTTAAaagcagattctgattcagtaacgAGACGGAACTGAGATTccacatttctaacaagttccagAGTGATGCAAATTCTCTTGGTCTTTGAACCACTCTCTGGGTAGCACTACTTCAGAGTTAAATGGGTCCTCATTTAGTAGGATCTTTTCTAATGTAAGaattagaaaactagaaaaaaaattttttttcactcagaGGATAATGATAGGctagaaaaattaattcttagTAATTCATAAACTGGAGCATGACTTTCACTATAAAATCCAAATTGCATTAACCTATCTAAAATTTAGTATGTGAGAAACCAGAAGATGCCACCCTAAAACATGAAGGATTGTTGAACTGAAGACAACTAAGAACCAGCAGATGCAGGCAAACTGCGTCCTCCCTGTAGTTGCCTAAAAGTAGGACATGGATTGACAAAATAACACTTTTGCACCCCTCTCccatctggaagaaaaaaaaagtttagtcaATGAAGACAACTTTCTACTCTCATTAGCCTGGAGATGGTAGCAGAGGAAATTCATTAACAAGTTTTGCTGCTATTTTTATCTGCCATTTATTTGCTCTTCCCCAAGTTGGTAGCCCTGGAGACACAAAGGTTGTttccccccacccacctccagccaccacccccacccctttgCCTCTTCTCTAAAAATTCACTGTTCTTTGTTGAAGATGCTGTATAACCTGCAATTTGCCAAATAACTAAACCACTTCATTTGACAACTACTCATTCATGGGAATCCTGAATGTATATCTGAAATATACATGTTTACTTCCATatacatttctgtttatttttctcttgccaATCTGTCATTATTACAAGGATTCATCCAAATAAAAACTTATGCAggtttgaagaaaatattatttttctactgCAAGTAATAGGTATATGATTCCCTTCAAAGAAACTGGGGGATCTCAAAAAACTTGATggtttttgtttgaaaaatttatTCTGATATGTGTTGTTCCTATAGCATAATttgttcaaataaataaatgaagtaaactTTTCTTCAATCATTTCTTTCAGactgcaatttttaaaagaaaaaaagattgctgACACAGTTGTTGTATACCATTAATGAATTTGGGTAACACTCCGGCACATACTTAAATTCAGAAATTTCTCAGCACTGTTGAAAGTTAACTGAACAGTGATCACCATATTCAGtattattggattttttttttttttttttgtagagacagagtctcacttttatggccctcggtagagtgccatggcatcacacagctcacagcaacctccaactcctgggattaggcgattctcttgcctcagcctcccgagtagctgggactacaggcgcccaccacaacgcccggctattttttggttgcagttcagccagggccgggtttgaacccgccaccctcggtatatggggccggcgccttactgactgagccacaggcgcagcccatttattggatttttttttttttttaaagaaagt
This Nycticebus coucang isolate mNycCou1 chromosome 1, mNycCou1.pri, whole genome shotgun sequence DNA region includes the following protein-coding sequences:
- the PABPC4L gene encoding polyadenylate-binding protein 4-like; translation: MNVAAKYRMASLYVGDLHADVTEDLLFKKFSAVGPVLSIRICRDLVTRRSLGYAYVNFLQLADAQKALDTMNFDMVKGKSIRLMWSQRDAYLRRSGIGNVFIKNLDKSIDNKTLYEHFSPFGKILSSKVMSDDQGSKGYAFVHFQNQSAADRAIEVMNGRQLKDCKVFVGRFKNRKDREAELRNKASEFTNVYIKNFGEDMDDEKLKEVFSKYGRTLSVKVMTDSSGKSKGFGFVSFDNHEAAKKAVKEMNGKDINGQLIFVGRAQKKVERQAELKQMFEQLKKERIHGCQGVKLYIKNLDDTIDDEKLRKEFSSFGSISRVKVMQEGGQSKGFGLICFSSLEEATKAMTEMNGHILGSKPLSIALAQRH